TAAAATAGAAGAGGATTTAAATTTAGATGAAGAAAGAATATTAAATGCAATGAAAAAAATTAAAAAGGAAAAAACGATTACATCAGAAGAACTTTGGGAAAGGCTTGATGTATAATGTATGAAGTTAAATTTACAGAAAATTTCGGGAAAGAATTAAAAAAATTAGATAAATCTACTTTAAGAATAATAAAAAAAATGGATAGTAAAAAAATTTAATTTAAACTAATGATCCAAGAGAGAAAGGAAAGCCCTTGACGGGAAAACTTAAAGGAGTTTGTAGATATAGAGTAGGAGACTATAAGATTTTTGCAAAGATAGAGGATAATGTATGTATAGTATTTTTGTTTGATGTTGGTCATAGAAAAAATATATATAGATAATAGAGGTTTCCTGTTTTTTGTTTTCAAAAGTATTAAAAAATTAAGGTTTTGAAAGTGTGGATACTTTTTATAAATAAAATTAAGCATAGATATTGAAAACGGTTGCATATCAAGGTATAATATATATATGAAATGGAGGTATATAACAATACACCATAAACATTGTAATTACTATACTTACAAGATAACTAAAAACAAAAAAGGTACTAAAAAGGTACTAAAAAAATAAAAGTACTAATTAAAGTACTTTTTTTATTCTAAATTATTTAATAAGTCTATAACATTGTCTTTATTATCGTTGTAAAAATGTGAGTACACTTGCAATGTTATTTTGGGGTTAGCGTGTCCTAACCTTTTTGTAATGTCGGTTATAGGTATACCTTTTTTGATTAATAAACTAGCGTGGGAGTGCCTAAAGCCGTGTAATGTTATCTTTTTAAGGTTGTATTTATCTATTAATTTAAGTAATAAGTTATTATATATTATTGTATAACTAAATATATATAAATTATCTATATTTGGTAATTGACTTGTATAATCTTGTAAAAGTTCCATTACTTTTTTAGGAATTGATACAACTCTATAACTGTTTTTATTTTTGGGACTGTTTGAGGTTGTACAACTTATTCTAGTTTTATTGATATCAATAGTATTATTGTTGTAGTCTATATCTTTTAAAGTTAGTGCTGTAATCTCTCCTGGTCTAGCACCACTAAAAAATAATAAATTGAAAAAGGCCCTCGTTTTAATATTGTATTGTATTCCTTGTAATATACTATCTAGTTTTTTAAAATCTTCAAGTGTATATATAACTTTTTCTTTTTTCTCTTTTTTACTCTCTAACTTAATTTTACTGATAGGGTTATCTTTTAAATTGTGGTATGTAGTTGCATAATCAAAAATGCTATATAAAAATTGTTTTAATTCTCTTTGTGCAACGGGTCTATCATTAAAAGTAAGTAATAAGTCTAGTACTTGTTTTTGTTTTATATCATTAATCAATGTATCTTTATTGAAATATGTCAGTATATGCTTGATATTGTTTTTATATTTTTTCATTGTGTTATATTTAACATTTTCTTTATATTTCAAATAGTTATTAATTAGGTTATCTATTGTTAAATTATCACTATTTGAATAAGTCTTTACATGCTCATTTACAAAGTCTTGTGCCTCTCTTTTAGTATTAAAGCCTTGCCTTTTTACTTGTTTGTTATAACCTTTATTATCTTTATAACTAAATTTAACGAGCCATTTACCACTATCTAATTTTTTAAAATGTGCCATATATACCACCTTAAATTGTTGTAATTAATCTAAAAAAGTGATATAATAAAGTATAAATTATTTTTGTTAGTTTTATACATTTCAATTTATCACAATTTATATTTATTTGTATCTATTTGTATTAATTTGCTTTTTTGAGCTAGTCAACGGACTAGCTTTTTTATATACAATTATTCTATATCTAATATTTTATTGAAAAATTTTTCAAATGAAACTTTTAATCTTCTTAAATCTTCATTATCTAAACTAAACTTTTTTTTAGATATTATCATTGTCTTGTCTATTTCTCTAATTTTTCTTAATTTAATAAAAGCATAATCATATTTAGGTTTTTCACTATATTTTTTATTACATATA
The nucleotide sequence above comes from Streptobacillus felis. Encoded proteins:
- the relB gene encoding type II toxin-antitoxin system RelB family antitoxin, translated to MSTISFRVSEDEIELIKNYTKINNISMSSFIKNLILDKIEEDLNLDEERILNAMKKIKKEKTITSEELWERLDV
- a CDS encoding type II toxin-antitoxin system PemK/MazF family toxin; amino-acid sequence: MIEMFSVYLIDLPNINENSKVLKGKHFGLVLSEVSKKDNTLLIAPLTSKKKNKKYRGGITICNKKYSEKPKYDYAFIKLRKIREIDKTMIISKKKFSLDNEDLRRLKVSFEKFFNKILDIE
- a CDS encoding site-specific integrase encodes the protein MAHFKKLDSGKWLVKFSYKDNKGYNKQVKRQGFNTKREAQDFVNEHVKTYSNSDNLTIDNLINNYLKYKENVKYNTMKKYKNNIKHILTYFNKDTLINDIKQKQVLDLLLTFNDRPVAQRELKQFLYSIFDYATTYHNLKDNPISKIKLESKKEKKEKVIYTLEDFKKLDSILQGIQYNIKTRAFFNLLFFSGARPGEITALTLKDIDYNNNTIDINKTRISCTTSNSPKNKNSYRVVSIPKKVMELLQDYTSQLPNIDNLYIFSYTIIYNNLLLKLIDKYNLKKITLHGFRHSHASLLIKKGIPITDITKRLGHANPKITLQVYSHFYNDNKDNVIDLLNNLE